The Lycium barbarum isolate Lr01 chromosome 9, ASM1917538v2, whole genome shotgun sequence genome has a segment encoding these proteins:
- the LOC132610117 gene encoding uncharacterized protein LOC132610117 isoform X1 — MAQSFVSYLIERIEGVLRLNKVNLLFGSKKCVKELQKELKNMKQLLKYAEQKQKENKKIQELIEHIRRVAFNIDDEVESYAFKVAKSWKFCNKGSVMEQYKRTFHGKQKNFQLKMVEFKAKVKWFSMSLEYYGAKKSSKIPHIMAEKLRSIVIKFSHQKEKHDGVAKHSFLNLSYWCNQLNFEQLREDDCLLKWMKWIRPHKMPKKPRKMIYTSTL, encoded by the exons ATGGCTCAATCTTTTGTCTCATATCTTATTGAGAGAATTGAAGGTGTGTTGAGATTAAACAAAGTCAACCTTTTATTTGGTTCCAAAAAATGTGTTAAGGAACTTCAAAAAGAACTCAAGAATATGAAGCAGTTACTCAAATATGCtgaacaaaaacaaaaagaaaacaaaaaaattcaagaactgaTAGAACATATTAGAAGGGTTGCCTTCAATATTGATGATGAAGTTGAAAGTTACGCGTTTAAGGTCGCGAAAAGCTGGAAATTCTGTAACAAAGGATCAGTTATGGAACAGTATAAGAGAACTTTTCATGGTAAGCAAAAGAATtttcagctaaagatggtagaATTTAAAGCTAAGGTGAAATGGTTCTCAATGAGCTTGGAATATTATGGTGCAAAAAAGTCCAGTAAAATTCCACACATCATGGCAGAGAAACTTCGGAGTATTGTGATTAAG TTTTCACATCAAAAGGAGAAACATGATGGAGTTGCAAAACATTCATTCCTAAATTTGAG CTACTGGTGTAATCAGTTAAATTTTGAACAATTGAGAGAGGACGACTGCCTGTTGAAATGGATGAAGTGGATCAGGCCACACAAGATGCCCAAGAAGCCCCGGAAGATGATCTACACCAGCACGTTATAG
- the LOC132610117 gene encoding uncharacterized protein LOC132610117 isoform X7, which yields MAQSFVSYLIERIEGVLRLNKVNLLFGSKKCVKELQKELKNMKQLLKYAEQKQKENKKIQELIEHIRRVAFNIDDEVESYAFKVAKSWKFCNKGSVMEQYKRTFHGKQKNFQLKMVEFKAKVKWFSMSLEYYGAKKSSKIPHIMAEKLRSIVIKLLV from the exons ATGGCTCAATCTTTTGTCTCATATCTTATTGAGAGAATTGAAGGTGTGTTGAGATTAAACAAAGTCAACCTTTTATTTGGTTCCAAAAAATGTGTTAAGGAACTTCAAAAAGAACTCAAGAATATGAAGCAGTTACTCAAATATGCtgaacaaaaacaaaaagaaaacaaaaaaattcaagaactgaTAGAACATATTAGAAGGGTTGCCTTCAATATTGATGATGAAGTTGAAAGTTACGCGTTTAAGGTCGCGAAAAGCTGGAAATTCTGTAACAAAGGATCAGTTATGGAACAGTATAAGAGAACTTTTCATGGTAAGCAAAAGAATtttcagctaaagatggtagaATTTAAAGCTAAGGTGAAATGGTTCTCAATGAGCTTGGAATATTATGGTGCAAAAAAGTCCAGTAAAATTCCACACATCATGGCAGAGAAACTTCGGAGTATTGTGATTAAG CTACTGGTGTAA
- the LOC132610117 gene encoding uncharacterized protein LOC132610117 isoform X2 yields MAQSFVSYLIERIEGVLRLNKVNLLFGSKKCVKELQKELKNMKQLLKYAEQKQKENKKIQELIEHIRRVAFNIDDEVESYAFKVAKSWKFCNKGSVMEQYKRTFHGKQKNFQLKMVEFKAKVKWFSMSLEYYGAKKSSKIPHIMAEKLRSIVIKLNFEQLREDDCLLKWMKWIRPHKMPKKPRKMIYTSTL; encoded by the exons ATGGCTCAATCTTTTGTCTCATATCTTATTGAGAGAATTGAAGGTGTGTTGAGATTAAACAAAGTCAACCTTTTATTTGGTTCCAAAAAATGTGTTAAGGAACTTCAAAAAGAACTCAAGAATATGAAGCAGTTACTCAAATATGCtgaacaaaaacaaaaagaaaacaaaaaaattcaagaactgaTAGAACATATTAGAAGGGTTGCCTTCAATATTGATGATGAAGTTGAAAGTTACGCGTTTAAGGTCGCGAAAAGCTGGAAATTCTGTAACAAAGGATCAGTTATGGAACAGTATAAGAGAACTTTTCATGGTAAGCAAAAGAATtttcagctaaagatggtagaATTTAAAGCTAAGGTGAAATGGTTCTCAATGAGCTTGGAATATTATGGTGCAAAAAAGTCCAGTAAAATTCCACACATCATGGCAGAGAAACTTCGGAGTATTGTGATTAAG TTAAATTTTGAACAATTGAGAGAGGACGACTGCCTGTTGAAATGGATGAAGTGGATCAGGCCACACAAGATGCCCAAGAAGCCCCGGAAGATGATCTACACCAGCACGTTATAG
- the LOC132610117 gene encoding uncharacterized protein LOC132610117 isoform X3 — MAQSFVSYLIERIEGVLRLNKVNLLFGSKKCVKELQKELKNMKQLLKYAEQKQKENKKIQELIEHIRRVAFNIDDEVESYAFKVAKSWKFCNKGSVMEQYKRTFHGKQKNFQLKMVEFKAKVKWFSMSLEYYGAKKSSKIPHIMAEKLRSIVIKFSHQKEKHDGVAKQNLNLGLIKISVFTSKGET, encoded by the exons ATGGCTCAATCTTTTGTCTCATATCTTATTGAGAGAATTGAAGGTGTGTTGAGATTAAACAAAGTCAACCTTTTATTTGGTTCCAAAAAATGTGTTAAGGAACTTCAAAAAGAACTCAAGAATATGAAGCAGTTACTCAAATATGCtgaacaaaaacaaaaagaaaacaaaaaaattcaagaactgaTAGAACATATTAGAAGGGTTGCCTTCAATATTGATGATGAAGTTGAAAGTTACGCGTTTAAGGTCGCGAAAAGCTGGAAATTCTGTAACAAAGGATCAGTTATGGAACAGTATAAGAGAACTTTTCATGGTAAGCAAAAGAATtttcagctaaagatggtagaATTTAAAGCTAAGGTGAAATGGTTCTCAATGAGCTTGGAATATTATGGTGCAAAAAAGTCCAGTAAAATTCCACACATCATGGCAGAGAAACTTCGGAGTATTGTGATTAAG TTTTCACATCAAAAGGAGAAACATGATGGAGTTGCAAAGCAGAATCTTAACTTGGGATTAATCAAAATTTCAGTTTTCACATCAAAAGGAGAAACATGA
- the LOC132610117 gene encoding uncharacterized protein LOC132610117 isoform X5 has translation MAQSFVSYLIERIEGVLRLNKVNLLFGSKKCVKELQKELKNMKQLLKYAEQKQKENKKIQELIEHIRRVAFNIDDEVESYAFKVAKSWKFCNKGSVMEQYKRTFHGKQKNFQLKMVEFKAKVKWFSMSLEYYGAKKSSKIPHIMAEKLRSIVIKFSHQKEKHDGVAKHSFLNLS, from the exons ATGGCTCAATCTTTTGTCTCATATCTTATTGAGAGAATTGAAGGTGTGTTGAGATTAAACAAAGTCAACCTTTTATTTGGTTCCAAAAAATGTGTTAAGGAACTTCAAAAAGAACTCAAGAATATGAAGCAGTTACTCAAATATGCtgaacaaaaacaaaaagaaaacaaaaaaattcaagaactgaTAGAACATATTAGAAGGGTTGCCTTCAATATTGATGATGAAGTTGAAAGTTACGCGTTTAAGGTCGCGAAAAGCTGGAAATTCTGTAACAAAGGATCAGTTATGGAACAGTATAAGAGAACTTTTCATGGTAAGCAAAAGAATtttcagctaaagatggtagaATTTAAAGCTAAGGTGAAATGGTTCTCAATGAGCTTGGAATATTATGGTGCAAAAAAGTCCAGTAAAATTCCACACATCATGGCAGAGAAACTTCGGAGTATTGTGATTAAG TTTTCACATCAAAAGGAGAAACATGATGGAGTTGCAAAACATTCATTCCTAAATTTGAG TTAA
- the LOC132610117 gene encoding uncharacterized protein LOC132610117 isoform X4: MAQSFVSYLIERIEGVLRLNKVNLLFGSKKCVKELQKELKNMKQLLKYAEQKQKENKKIQELIEHIRRVAFNIDDEVESYAFKVAKSWKFCNKGSVMEQYKRTFHGKQKNFQLKMVEFKAKVKWFSMSLEYYGAKKSSKIPHIMAEKLRSIVIKFSHQKEKHDGVAKHSFLNLSLELI; this comes from the exons ATGGCTCAATCTTTTGTCTCATATCTTATTGAGAGAATTGAAGGTGTGTTGAGATTAAACAAAGTCAACCTTTTATTTGGTTCCAAAAAATGTGTTAAGGAACTTCAAAAAGAACTCAAGAATATGAAGCAGTTACTCAAATATGCtgaacaaaaacaaaaagaaaacaaaaaaattcaagaactgaTAGAACATATTAGAAGGGTTGCCTTCAATATTGATGATGAAGTTGAAAGTTACGCGTTTAAGGTCGCGAAAAGCTGGAAATTCTGTAACAAAGGATCAGTTATGGAACAGTATAAGAGAACTTTTCATGGTAAGCAAAAGAATtttcagctaaagatggtagaATTTAAAGCTAAGGTGAAATGGTTCTCAATGAGCTTGGAATATTATGGTGCAAAAAAGTCCAGTAAAATTCCACACATCATGGCAGAGAAACTTCGGAGTATTGTGATTAAG TTTTCACATCAAAAGGAGAAACATGATGGAGTTGCAAAACATTCATTCCTAAATTTGAG CTTGGAATTGATTTAG
- the LOC132610117 gene encoding uncharacterized protein LOC132610117 isoform X6, producing MAQSFVSYLIERIEGVLRLNKVNLLFGSKKCVKELQKELKNMKQLLKYAEQKQKENKKIQELIEHIRRVAFNIDDEVESYAFKVAKSWKFCNKGSVMEQYKRTFHGKQKNFQLKMVEFKAKVKWFSMSLEYYGAKKSSKIPHIMAEKLRSIVIKLGIDLGTSTGKSILG from the exons ATGGCTCAATCTTTTGTCTCATATCTTATTGAGAGAATTGAAGGTGTGTTGAGATTAAACAAAGTCAACCTTTTATTTGGTTCCAAAAAATGTGTTAAGGAACTTCAAAAAGAACTCAAGAATATGAAGCAGTTACTCAAATATGCtgaacaaaaacaaaaagaaaacaaaaaaattcaagaactgaTAGAACATATTAGAAGGGTTGCCTTCAATATTGATGATGAAGTTGAAAGTTACGCGTTTAAGGTCGCGAAAAGCTGGAAATTCTGTAACAAAGGATCAGTTATGGAACAGTATAAGAGAACTTTTCATGGTAAGCAAAAGAATtttcagctaaagatggtagaATTTAAAGCTAAGGTGAAATGGTTCTCAATGAGCTTGGAATATTATGGTGCAAAAAAGTCCAGTAAAATTCCACACATCATGGCAGAGAAACTTCGGAGTATTGTGATTAAG CTTGGAATTGATTTAGGCACCAGCACTGGGAAGTCCATTTTGGGTTGA
- the LOC132609769 gene encoding probable inactive histone-lysine N-methyltransferase SUVR2 isoform X2: MAPRNPKVTKAYEAMKVFGYTAKDVKPVLNNLLKLYNKNWELIEDENYSALVESIIDSKKSKVRHLVDEPEEDEPPLKRSRLSSQGNHSSLYDPSPSADTCISELQIPSKQKMAEFTTESYETEDVELKPLSLLNHHQRQGKKRSSSEASPVSEWANDIVVLSDDDMQGPCALSNPAVIPKRRLTFNSSPEEPNVTGSTDASNQGALVEYDVSDSVPLNVPFSDNLPGFDVPLAVVPSGNEEGATNSSRLDIASSSKGEVKISFVYKPNSSSDFSPPSLDAVLKRMEEKYIKSYGFSQPGFALLRLMENLCECYLTADTKARVANETSVESQKLHPVGFKLSNLVKAVPQIPKFPASGNRDIICHMVNFNGTRIYGAENDKTLKVLKLLGPPMMNNSVSAYYIEDISNGQEEHKISLINEFSHEILPVFKYMPKNVIFQNAYVKFLLARISDDNCCSSCSGDCLSQDIPCACAGETGGEFAYTSGGLLKEKFLENCISMNREPQKHGLVYCQDCPLERSKNNSISGLCKGHLVRKFVKECWHKCGCSKGCGNRVVQRGIAVPLQVFMTADGKGWGLRALDDLPRGAFVCEYVGEIVTNTELYERNTQTADERHTYPVLLDADWGSEGVLKDEEALCLDATSYGNVARFINHRCYEANLIEIPVEVETPDHHYYHVAFFTTRKVNALEELTWDYGIDFTDHSHPVKAFKCCCGSKVCRDISLR, translated from the exons ATGGCTCCAAGGAATCCGAAAGTTACAAAGGCCTATGAGGCAATGAAGGTCTTTGGCTATACTGCAAAAGATGTGAAGCCAGTGTTGAATAACCTTCTGAAACTGTACAACAAAAACTGGGAGCTTATTGAAGATGAGAACTATTCTGCTCTTGTGGAGTCTATTATAGACAGCAAGAAATCAAAG GTAAGGCATTTGGTAGATGAGCCGGAAGAAGATGAACCACCGCTGAAAAGATCTAGGCTCAGCTCCCAGGGAAATCATTCTTCACTTTACGATCCCAGCCCAAGTGCTGACACATGTATTTCAGAGTTGCAGATTCCCAGCAAGCAGAAGATGGCTGAGTTCACTACTGAGTCTTACGAAACTGAGGATGTTGAATTGaagcctctttctctcttgaaccaTCATCAGCGCCAAGGCAAGAAACGGAGTTCTTCAGAGGCTTCTCCTGTTTCGGAGTGGGCTAATGACATTGTGGTACTCTCAGATGATGACATGCAAGGACCTTGTGCTCTTTCAAATCCTGCTGTGATTCCCAAAAGAAGACTAACTTTTAATAGTAGCCCGGAAGAGCCAAATGTTACGGGTTCAACTGATGCATCCAACCAAGGTGCTCTGGTTGAGTACGACGTTAGTGATTCTGTGCCTCTCAACGTGCCATTTTCTGATAACCTGCCAGGTTTTGATGTTCCCCTTGCTGTTGTCCCTTCAG GAAATGAAGAAGGTGCAACAAATTCATCACGTCTAGATATTGCTTCCTCTTCAAAAGGGGAGGTTAAGATCTCGTTTGTCTATAAGCCAAATTCCTCCTCAGACTTTAGTCCACCAAGTTTAGATGCAGTCTTAAAGCGGATGGAGGAAAAATATATAAAGTCTTACGGATTTTCTCAACCTGGTTTTGCTTTGTTGAGGTTGATGGAAAATCTGTGTGAATGCTATCTGACAGCTGACACCAAGGCCAGGGTAGCAAATGAGACATCAGTAGAGTCTCAGAAACTTCATCCAGTAGGTTTCAAATTGTCGAATCTTGTCAAAGCCGTACCTCAAATTCCAAAATTTCCAGCTTCAGGAAATAGGGATATAATCTGCCATATGGTGAATTTTAACGGTACTAGGATTTACGGTGCTGAAAATGACAAAACTCTTAAGGTCCTTAAACTCCTTGGGCCTCCAATGATGAACAATTCAGTTTCTGCTTATTATATTGAAGACATTTCCAATGGTCAAGAGGAGCACAAAATTTCGTTAATTAATGAATTCAGCCACGAGATTCTTCCAGTCTTCAAGTACATGCCAAAAAACGTCATTTTCCAAAATGCATACGTCAAGTTTCTCCTTGCTCGTATATCAGATGACAACTGTTGTTCAAGCTGCAGCGGGGATTGTTTGTCTCAAGATATACCCTGTGCTTGTGCTGGTGAAACAGGGGGTGAATTTGCCTACACATCAGGTGGTTTGCTCAAGGAAAAGTTTCTCGAGAATTGCATCTCAATGAATCGTGAACCCCAAAAGCATGGTTTAGTATATTGTCAAGACTGTCCCCTTGAAAGGTCTAAGAACAATAGCATTTCTGGCCTGTGCAAGGGTCATTTGGTGAGGAAATTTGTCAAAGAGTGCTGGCATAAATGCGGCTGCAGCAAGGGATGTGGCAATCGTGTTGTTCAGCGAGGCATAGCAGTGCCATTACAG GTGTTTATGACAGCTGATGGGAAAGGTTGGGGGCTCAGGGCACTGGACGATTTGCCTAGAGGTGCTTTTGTTTGTGAATATGTAGGTGAGATAGTGACCAACACAGAGTTGTATGAGCGAAACACCCAAACTGCTGATGAGAGACACACATACCCAGTTTTACTAGATGCAGACTGGGGTTCGGAAGGTGTCCTGAAGGATGAGGAAGCACTTTGTTTGGACGCAACTTCCTATGGCAATGTTGCAAGGTTCATTAATCATAG ATGTTATGAAGCTAACTTGATTGAGATCCCAGTTGAAGTAGAGACTCCGGATCATCACTACTACCAT GTGGCTTTTTTCACTACAAGGAAAGTTAATGCTTTAGAAGAGTTAACTTGG GATTATGGCATCGACTTCACTGATCATAGTCATCCAGTGAAGGCTTTCAAGTGCTGCTGTGGAAGTAAAGTTTGTCGGGACATCAGTCTTCGGTGA
- the LOC132609769 gene encoding probable inactive histone-lysine N-methyltransferase SUVR2 isoform X1 produces MAPRNPKVTKAYEAMKVFGYTAKDVKPVLNNLLKLYNKNWELIEDENYSALVESIIDSKKSKVRHLVDEPEEDEPPLKRSRLSSQGNHSSLYDPSPSADTCISELQIPSKQKMAEFTTESYETEDVELKPLSLLNHHQRQGKKRSSSEASPVSEWANDIVVLSDDDMQGPCALSNPAVIPKRRLTFNSSPEEPNVTGSTDASNQGALVEYDVSDSVPLNVPFSDNLPGFDVPLAVVPSEGNEEGATNSSRLDIASSSKGEVKISFVYKPNSSSDFSPPSLDAVLKRMEEKYIKSYGFSQPGFALLRLMENLCECYLTADTKARVANETSVESQKLHPVGFKLSNLVKAVPQIPKFPASGNRDIICHMVNFNGTRIYGAENDKTLKVLKLLGPPMMNNSVSAYYIEDISNGQEEHKISLINEFSHEILPVFKYMPKNVIFQNAYVKFLLARISDDNCCSSCSGDCLSQDIPCACAGETGGEFAYTSGGLLKEKFLENCISMNREPQKHGLVYCQDCPLERSKNNSISGLCKGHLVRKFVKECWHKCGCSKGCGNRVVQRGIAVPLQVFMTADGKGWGLRALDDLPRGAFVCEYVGEIVTNTELYERNTQTADERHTYPVLLDADWGSEGVLKDEEALCLDATSYGNVARFINHRCYEANLIEIPVEVETPDHHYYHVAFFTTRKVNALEELTWDYGIDFTDHSHPVKAFKCCCGSKVCRDISLR; encoded by the exons ATGGCTCCAAGGAATCCGAAAGTTACAAAGGCCTATGAGGCAATGAAGGTCTTTGGCTATACTGCAAAAGATGTGAAGCCAGTGTTGAATAACCTTCTGAAACTGTACAACAAAAACTGGGAGCTTATTGAAGATGAGAACTATTCTGCTCTTGTGGAGTCTATTATAGACAGCAAGAAATCAAAG GTAAGGCATTTGGTAGATGAGCCGGAAGAAGATGAACCACCGCTGAAAAGATCTAGGCTCAGCTCCCAGGGAAATCATTCTTCACTTTACGATCCCAGCCCAAGTGCTGACACATGTATTTCAGAGTTGCAGATTCCCAGCAAGCAGAAGATGGCTGAGTTCACTACTGAGTCTTACGAAACTGAGGATGTTGAATTGaagcctctttctctcttgaaccaTCATCAGCGCCAAGGCAAGAAACGGAGTTCTTCAGAGGCTTCTCCTGTTTCGGAGTGGGCTAATGACATTGTGGTACTCTCAGATGATGACATGCAAGGACCTTGTGCTCTTTCAAATCCTGCTGTGATTCCCAAAAGAAGACTAACTTTTAATAGTAGCCCGGAAGAGCCAAATGTTACGGGTTCAACTGATGCATCCAACCAAGGTGCTCTGGTTGAGTACGACGTTAGTGATTCTGTGCCTCTCAACGTGCCATTTTCTGATAACCTGCCAGGTTTTGATGTTCCCCTTGCTGTTGTCCCTTCAG AAGGAAATGAAGAAGGTGCAACAAATTCATCACGTCTAGATATTGCTTCCTCTTCAAAAGGGGAGGTTAAGATCTCGTTTGTCTATAAGCCAAATTCCTCCTCAGACTTTAGTCCACCAAGTTTAGATGCAGTCTTAAAGCGGATGGAGGAAAAATATATAAAGTCTTACGGATTTTCTCAACCTGGTTTTGCTTTGTTGAGGTTGATGGAAAATCTGTGTGAATGCTATCTGACAGCTGACACCAAGGCCAGGGTAGCAAATGAGACATCAGTAGAGTCTCAGAAACTTCATCCAGTAGGTTTCAAATTGTCGAATCTTGTCAAAGCCGTACCTCAAATTCCAAAATTTCCAGCTTCAGGAAATAGGGATATAATCTGCCATATGGTGAATTTTAACGGTACTAGGATTTACGGTGCTGAAAATGACAAAACTCTTAAGGTCCTTAAACTCCTTGGGCCTCCAATGATGAACAATTCAGTTTCTGCTTATTATATTGAAGACATTTCCAATGGTCAAGAGGAGCACAAAATTTCGTTAATTAATGAATTCAGCCACGAGATTCTTCCAGTCTTCAAGTACATGCCAAAAAACGTCATTTTCCAAAATGCATACGTCAAGTTTCTCCTTGCTCGTATATCAGATGACAACTGTTGTTCAAGCTGCAGCGGGGATTGTTTGTCTCAAGATATACCCTGTGCTTGTGCTGGTGAAACAGGGGGTGAATTTGCCTACACATCAGGTGGTTTGCTCAAGGAAAAGTTTCTCGAGAATTGCATCTCAATGAATCGTGAACCCCAAAAGCATGGTTTAGTATATTGTCAAGACTGTCCCCTTGAAAGGTCTAAGAACAATAGCATTTCTGGCCTGTGCAAGGGTCATTTGGTGAGGAAATTTGTCAAAGAGTGCTGGCATAAATGCGGCTGCAGCAAGGGATGTGGCAATCGTGTTGTTCAGCGAGGCATAGCAGTGCCATTACAG GTGTTTATGACAGCTGATGGGAAAGGTTGGGGGCTCAGGGCACTGGACGATTTGCCTAGAGGTGCTTTTGTTTGTGAATATGTAGGTGAGATAGTGACCAACACAGAGTTGTATGAGCGAAACACCCAAACTGCTGATGAGAGACACACATACCCAGTTTTACTAGATGCAGACTGGGGTTCGGAAGGTGTCCTGAAGGATGAGGAAGCACTTTGTTTGGACGCAACTTCCTATGGCAATGTTGCAAGGTTCATTAATCATAG ATGTTATGAAGCTAACTTGATTGAGATCCCAGTTGAAGTAGAGACTCCGGATCATCACTACTACCAT GTGGCTTTTTTCACTACAAGGAAAGTTAATGCTTTAGAAGAGTTAACTTGG GATTATGGCATCGACTTCACTGATCATAGTCATCCAGTGAAGGCTTTCAAGTGCTGCTGTGGAAGTAAAGTTTGTCGGGACATCAGTCTTCGGTGA